The Erigeron canadensis isolate Cc75 chromosome 4, C_canadensis_v1, whole genome shotgun sequence genome window below encodes:
- the LOC122597603 gene encoding putative F-box protein At3g16210, which produces MMSEYICEELIAEIFTRLPIEAILRFRTLSKSIRSCIDSPHFIRKHTLLSPQKFLIRHRNRTIGEGYTLHSEDQLPLRGESIDATALKFPFSSTSKIVGSCNGIFCLRDSKDKSISLWNPCIRRKLTIPDRRPASKCKLPCICIGFGFDPITSDYKILRISYEDYDHKRPRPPQAFIYSVRRDAWCHIDSSPPPNVIMSEQACCLNGALLLWVVQNSVGWHKSEEEEKYTNAYIMTFDLTTHVFGSIELPADQYWENQLWHTHLFLTIINGSIAFIHCADNSSIRIWVRRLVDNNTAWSLEFDVPTFDNLIRHSVTKFVGVTKNGNFLFLCNGQCVAYDHASGMESSIMKNGFNSVDMEMCVESLQLLNIALPYKESIISHYL; this is translated from the coding sequence ATGATGTCAGAGTACATATGCGAAGAGTTGATAGCTGAAATCTTCACTAGACTACCGATCGAAGCAATCCTTCGATTCAGAACGCTCTCCAAATCGATACGCTCTTGTATCGACAGCCCCCATTTCATCCGCAAGCACACTCTTTTATCTCCGCAAAAATTCTTGATCAGGCACCGAAATCGTACTATAGGAGAAGGGTATACATTACATTCAGAAGACCAATTGCCATTACGTGGCGAATCTATTGATGCAACCGCGCTCAAGTTTCCGTTTAGTTCTACCAGTAAGATTGTTGGATCATGTAATGGAATTTTTTGTCTGCGTGATTCGAAGGACAAGAGCATTAGTCTGTGGAACCCTTGTATTAGGCGTAAACTTACCATTCCTGATCGTCGTCCTGCTTCGAAATGCAAGCTTCCATGCATCTGTATCGGGTTTGGTTTTGACCCAATCACTAGCGATTACAAGATTTTGAGGATTTCCTACGAAGACTACGATCATAAAAGGCCTAGGCCGCCGCAAGCATTTATTTACTCTGTGAGGAGAGACGCTTGGTGTCATATTGATTCTTCCCCTCCTCCTAATGTGATCATGTCAGAGCAGGCATGTTGTCTCAACGGAGCATTATTGCTTTGGGTGGTTCAAAATTCTGTCGGATGGCACAAATCAGAAGAAGAGGAAAAGTACACCAATGCATATATCATGACATTTGATTTGACCACACATGTTTTTGGCTCCATTGAGTTGCCAGCTGATCAATATTGGGAAAACCAACTTTGGCACACCCATCTCTTCCTAACAATCATTAATGGTTCTATAGCTTTTATTCATTGTGCCGATAACAGTAGTATTCGCATTTGGGTGAGAAGGCTAGTGGACAACAATACCGCTTGGTCTCTTGAATTTGATGTACCGACATTTGATAATCTTATTCGTCATAGTGTAACAAAGTTTGTAGGAGTAACCAAGAATGGTAATTTCTTGTTCCTCTGCAATGGTCAGTGTGTAGCTTATGATCATGCGTCAGGAATGGAATCAAGTATCATGAAAAATGGTTTTAATTCAGTAGACATGGAAATGTGCGTCGAAAGCCTCCAACTGTTGAACATAGCCCTTCCTTACAAAGAGTCTATCATTTCACATTATTTATGA
- the LOC122595627 gene encoding dual specificity protein phosphatase 1-like encodes MEQCDDLYKERMAALLRAVYATKYVKDDVVPAQIEEGLYLGSVGAANNKTHLKRLNVTHILTVATSLLPAYPTDFTYKVIDVTDKAEADIAQFFDECFTFINEGKRLGGVLVHCFVGRSRSVTIVVAYLMKKHGMSLSEALNLVKSKRSAAAPNSGFMLQLQNFEKSLQGI; translated from the exons ATGGAACAATGTGATGACCTATACAAGGAGCGTATGGCCGCGCTTTTGAGAGCGGTTTACGCCACAAAGTATGTTAAAGATGATGTTGTTCCAGCTCAAATTGAAGAg GGTCTCTATTTGGGTTCGGTTGGAGCTGCTAATAACAAGACCCATTTGAAACGTTTGAACGTTACTCACATATTAACCGTTGCTACTTCACTACTGCCTGCATACCCAACTGATTTCACATACAAAGTCATTGATG tgACGGACAAAGCTGAAGCGGATATCGCGCAGTTTTTTGATGAGTGTTTCACTTTCATTAATGAAGGTAAAAGATTGGGTGGCGTGTTGGTCCATTGCTTTGTAGGAAGATCCAGAAG TGTTACCATTGTTGTGGCGTATCTGATGAAGAAGCATGGCATGAGTTTGTCTGAAGCTTTGAACCTTGTGAAAAGTAAAAGAAGTGCCGCTGCACCTAATTCTGGTTTCATGTTGCAGCTGCAGAACTTTGAAAAATCTCTTCAAG GGATTTAA
- the LOC122595626 gene encoding uncharacterized protein LOC122595626 isoform X2, with amino-acid sequence MTDLPRDKRSITFEVVGDQEFPDLKRSKSSSVDKWSLDEEFPILFSENNPLNRPRPLGLNLKKSLILEELVEATLAQTKKDIKTRAERTSRPIDIKASNFPAVLLKIGKWEYVPKHEGDLVAKCYFAKQKLVWETLDGGLKSKIEMQWSDIVGLHANCPDHGPATLTIVLGRQPLFFKETNPQPRKHTLWKATCDFTNGEATKYMEHCIKCAPGILKKHYEKLIKYIPCHLSQPQGTELNFQLATKGSNKIRQVNTPSLSRNVSISSLLNHIGHRISEKKPSPVSPFSENVSVGVNQDNMLENINSDILPSEPTRASDDESLMSRINSLCNLLQDDEIEYSTLESLWNCSPIPMHELGSSDQAGAIN; translated from the exons ATGACGGATTTGCCCCGTGACAAGCGTTCGATAACTTTTGAAGTTGTTGGTGATCAGGAGTTCCCTGATCTTAAACGGTCTAAATCATCATCGGTTGACAAG TGGAGCCTTGATGAGGAATTCCCGATATTGTTCTCTGAGAACAATCCCCTCAATCGTCCGCGTCCGTTGGGTTTGAATTTGAAGAAGagtctgatactggaggagctAGTTGAAGCAACGCTTGCCCAAACTAAGAAGGATATAAAGACAAGAGCTGAGAGGACTTCGCGTCCCATTGATATAAAGGCGTCTAATTTTCCCGCTGTACTTTTAAAGATCGGAAAATGGGAG TATGTACCAAAACATGAAGGTGATCTGGTAGCAAAATGTTACTTTGCAAAGCAGAAGCTTGTGTGGGAAACTCTAGATGGTggattaaaaagtaaaatagaaaTGCAATGGTCAGATATTGTGGGCCTGCATGCAAACTGTCCAGATCATGGGCCTGCTACCTTAACTATTGTG CTTGGTAGACAGCCACTTTTCTTCAAGGAGACTAATCCACAGCCTAGAAAGCACACTCTTTGGAAAGCAACTTGTGATTTTACTAATGGAGAAGCAACCAAATACAT GGAACATTGTATAAAGTGTGCACCAGGCATTCTAAAGAAGCATTATGAAAAACTAATCAAATACATTCCTTGCCATCTTAGCCAACCACAAGGCACAGAATTGAACTTTCAACTTGCAACAAAAGGGTCAAATAAGATTAGGCAGGTCAACACTCCGAGCCTCTCCCGAAACGTGTCGATATCCAGTCTTCTAAACCACATTGGACACCGTATTTCAGAAAAAAAACCTTCTCCGGTTTCACCCTTTTCCGAGAATGTGTCGGTTGGAGTCAACCAGGACAATATGCTCGAGAACATTAATTCAGATATTCTACCAAGTGAGCCTACTAGAGCTTCAGATGACGAAAGTCTCATGTCAAGAATTAACTCCTTGTGCAATCTTCTTCAGGATGATGAAATTGAGTATTCCACCTTGGAATCCCTGTGGAACTGTAGTCCGATTCCTATGCATGAGCTGGGATCAAGTGATCAAGCAGGAGCCATTAATTAA
- the LOC122597604 gene encoding uncharacterized protein LOC122597604 yields the protein MMIVTKSRPSSPSRVSFVKKKIETKSSLAHPSVSVTVVESVESSSIVQCDCENDSSFNRVVPPAVDKKQIQDTAGPPMRNLSSNIPQSVTVVELVESSSIVQCDCENDSSLNRVVPPAADTKQIEDTEGPPMHNLSSNILIDQSPERDDESQASEDSQSSSLETESEISADSTSTTDTAENDSSSSEPEYYEYIRWEGYDMEYELSGYKCMICDMELSISPSGNDDEHSEDNDSDDEYYDEYQDEPQLFPAVDILSCGHAFHTECSTSTELITDKQSTDPECVFCLSMA from the exons ATGATGATCGTCACAAAGTCCAGACCTTCCAGCCCTAGCCGGGTTAGTTTTGTGAAGAAGAAGATTGAGACCAAAAGCTCTTTAGCACATCCCTCAGTGTCTGTCACGGTGGTGGAATCTGTAGAAAGTTCAAGTATAGTTCAGTGTGATTGTGAGAATGACTCAAGTTTTAATAGAGTTGTGCCACCAGCTGTTGACAAAAAGCAGATCCAAGACACTGCAGGTCCTCCAATGCGTAACCTGAGTAGTAACATTCCTCAGTCTGTCACAGTGGTGGAACTTGTAGAAAGTTCAAGTATAGTTCAGTGTGATTGTGAGAATGACTCAAGTTTGAATAGAGTTGTGCCACCAGCTGCTGACACAAAGCAGATCGAAGACACTGAAGGTCCTCCAATGCATAACCTGAGTAGTAACATTCTTATAGATCAAAGCCCAGAGAGAGATGACGAATCTCAAGCTTCTGAAGATTCTCAATCTTCTAGTTTGGAAACGGAAAGTGAAATTTCTGCAGATTCTACAAGCACGACCGACACTGCAGAGAACGACTCTTCTTCAAGCGAGCCagaatattacgagtatatcaGATGGGAAG GTTATGACATGGAATACGAGCTGTCAGGTTATAAGTGCATGATATGTGACATGGAACTTTCAATTTCGCCAAGTGGAAACGATGATGAACATTCTGAAGATAATGATTCTGACGATGAGTATTACGATGAGTATCAAGACGAACCTCAACTATTTCCAGCTGTAGATATTCTGTCATGTGGTCATGCCTTTCATACAGAATGCTCAACCTCAACAGAATTAATCACAGATAAACAATCTACAGATCCCGAGTGTGTTTTCTGTTTGAGCATGGCTTGA